A single genomic interval of Argopecten irradians isolate NY chromosome 8, Ai_NY, whole genome shotgun sequence harbors:
- the LOC138330334 gene encoding putative ammonium transporter 1 isoform X2 → MAQTNQTIMDLQAEVEKLKTWQSYTNDNMDQFFLITMGIIIYLMQCGFALLEAGSVRSKNTTNILIKNLLDSFISGVCYWLFGYAFAFGGGNAFIGTANFAHSEFEDTNYAYWFFHFVFAATAATIVSGAVAERCDFVAYLVYSSLITGFIYPVLSHWAWSSEGWLLKGFTYTVDNETTLEIGYSDFAGSGVVHMLGGIAAFTGALIMGPRIGRFDKETGAPEDIKGHSVPLSALGGFILLFGFFAFNGSSQGAISSEGDGAAVAIAVKNTVIAGSSGALVTLVMNKLPAIGDKKWSFLTTLNGALTGMVAVCGPANQIETYGALCVGAIGGLAYMITTWVVLFKFKVDDPLDATAVHFGGGTWGVISVAFFSTDFGILYKWDTNSGLHLAWQLVGIVAIIAWGGILCSLMFLLLKAVGYLRVSFEYELKGLDIPKHGEPAYPVESYGHGWGEKGDTLRSMIKKSTTAFSKTVIGLPMTMDAPVKRAGDIKSMESSTSLSSVRTDTTQL, encoded by the exons TGATGCAGTGTGGCTTTGCTCTATTGGAAGCTGGATCTGTCCGAAGCAAAAACACGACAAACATCCTCATCAAAAATCTTCTTGATTCAT TTATTTCAGGAGTATGTTATTGGCTGTTCGGATACGCCTTTGCATTTGGAGGGGGTAACGCATTCATAGGGACTGCGAACTTTGCGCACAGCGAATTCGAGGACACGAATTACGCCTATTGGTTTTTTCACTTTGTGTTTGCGGCTACAGCAGCTACCATTGTCTCGGGTGCTGTTGCCGAGAGGTGTGACTTCGTAGCATATCTTGTCTACAGCTCGCTCATCACAG GTTTTATATATCCCGTACTCTCTCATTGGGCTTGGTCGAGTGAAGGCTGGCTTCTGAAGGGCTTCACATACACCGTGGACAACGAGACCACACTAGAAATCGGTTATAGT GATTTTGCCGGAAGTGGAGTTGTGCACATGCTCGGCGGAATTGCAGCTTTCACAGGAGCCTTGATCATGGGCCCTAGAATTGGGAGATTCGATAAAGAGACCGGGGCACCTGAGGACATAAAGGGCCATTCGGTCCCG CTTTCAGCTTTGGGCGGgttcattttgttgtttggaTTCTTCGCCTTTAATGGATCGTCGCAGGGCGCCATATCTAGCGAGGGCGACGGGGCGGCCGTCGCTATCGCCGTAAAGAACACTGTGATTGCCGGGTCCTCAGGAGCTCTGGTAACGCTTGTAATGAACAAACTTCCAGCTATCGGTGACAAAAAATGGAGCTTTCTTACCACTCTCAACGGAGCCCTGACCGGCATG GTAGCAGTATGCGGCCCAGCCAATCAGATTGAAACATATGGAGCTCTGTGTGTTGGTGCTATTGGAGGATTGGCGTACATGATTACCACGTGGGTTGTTCTGTTCAAGTTCAAGGTCGACGATCCTTTGGACGCAACTGCTG TACATTTCGGAGGTGGCACCTGGGGCGTGATTTCAGTAGCATTTTTCTCAACAGACTTCGGCATCCTATACAAGTGGGACACAAACTCCGGTCTG cATCTGGCCTGGCAGCTTGTGGGTATCGTAGCTATTATTGCCTGGGGCGGTATTCTGTGTTCTTTGATGTTTTTACTTCTGAAGGCAGTGGGCTACCTGAGGGTATCATTTGAGTACGAATTAAAAG GATTGGATATTCCTAAACACGGCGAGCCCGCCTATCCTGTAGAGTCTTACGGACATGGCTGGGGTGAGAAGGGGGATACACTGCGGtctatgataaaaaaatcaacaacagcGTTCTCTAAAACTGTCATTG GTCTGCCGATGACCATGGACGCTCCAGTCAAACGAGCAGGTGACATCAAGAGCATGGAATCAAGTACTTCGTTGTCTTCCGTCAGGACAGACACGACACAGTTATAA
- the LOC138330334 gene encoding putative ammonium transporter 1 isoform X1, whose amino-acid sequence MAQTNQTIMDLQAEVEKLKTWQSYTNDNMDQFFLITMGIIIYLMQCGFALLEAGSVRSKNTTNILIKNLLDSFISGVCYWLFGYAFAFGGGNAFIGTANFAHSEFEDTNYAYWFFHFVFAATAATIVSGAVAERCDFVAYLVYSSLITGFIYPVLSHWAWSSEGWLLKGFTYTVDNETTLEIGYSDFAGSGVVHMLGGIAAFTGALIMGPRIGRFDKETGAPEDIKGHSVPLSALGGFILLFGFFAFNGSSQGAISSEGDGAAVAIAVKNTVIAGSSGALVTLVMNKLPAIGDKKWSFLTTLNGALTGMVAVCGPANQIETYGALCVGAIGGLAYMITTWVVLFKFKVDDPLDATAVHFGGGTWGVISVAFFSTDFGILYKWDTNSGLHLAWQLVGIVAIIAWGGILCSLMFLLLKAVGYLRVSFEYELKGLDIPKHGEPAYPVESYGHGWGEKGDTLRSMIKKSTTAFSKTVIGEKGGLPMTMDAPVKRAGDIKSMESSTSLSSVRTDTTQL is encoded by the exons TGATGCAGTGTGGCTTTGCTCTATTGGAAGCTGGATCTGTCCGAAGCAAAAACACGACAAACATCCTCATCAAAAATCTTCTTGATTCAT TTATTTCAGGAGTATGTTATTGGCTGTTCGGATACGCCTTTGCATTTGGAGGGGGTAACGCATTCATAGGGACTGCGAACTTTGCGCACAGCGAATTCGAGGACACGAATTACGCCTATTGGTTTTTTCACTTTGTGTTTGCGGCTACAGCAGCTACCATTGTCTCGGGTGCTGTTGCCGAGAGGTGTGACTTCGTAGCATATCTTGTCTACAGCTCGCTCATCACAG GTTTTATATATCCCGTACTCTCTCATTGGGCTTGGTCGAGTGAAGGCTGGCTTCTGAAGGGCTTCACATACACCGTGGACAACGAGACCACACTAGAAATCGGTTATAGT GATTTTGCCGGAAGTGGAGTTGTGCACATGCTCGGCGGAATTGCAGCTTTCACAGGAGCCTTGATCATGGGCCCTAGAATTGGGAGATTCGATAAAGAGACCGGGGCACCTGAGGACATAAAGGGCCATTCGGTCCCG CTTTCAGCTTTGGGCGGgttcattttgttgtttggaTTCTTCGCCTTTAATGGATCGTCGCAGGGCGCCATATCTAGCGAGGGCGACGGGGCGGCCGTCGCTATCGCCGTAAAGAACACTGTGATTGCCGGGTCCTCAGGAGCTCTGGTAACGCTTGTAATGAACAAACTTCCAGCTATCGGTGACAAAAAATGGAGCTTTCTTACCACTCTCAACGGAGCCCTGACCGGCATG GTAGCAGTATGCGGCCCAGCCAATCAGATTGAAACATATGGAGCTCTGTGTGTTGGTGCTATTGGAGGATTGGCGTACATGATTACCACGTGGGTTGTTCTGTTCAAGTTCAAGGTCGACGATCCTTTGGACGCAACTGCTG TACATTTCGGAGGTGGCACCTGGGGCGTGATTTCAGTAGCATTTTTCTCAACAGACTTCGGCATCCTATACAAGTGGGACACAAACTCCGGTCTG cATCTGGCCTGGCAGCTTGTGGGTATCGTAGCTATTATTGCCTGGGGCGGTATTCTGTGTTCTTTGATGTTTTTACTTCTGAAGGCAGTGGGCTACCTGAGGGTATCATTTGAGTACGAATTAAAAG GATTGGATATTCCTAAACACGGCGAGCCCGCCTATCCTGTAGAGTCTTACGGACATGGCTGGGGTGAGAAGGGGGATACACTGCGGtctatgataaaaaaatcaacaacagcGTTCTCTAAAACTGTCATTG GAGAAAAGGGAG GTCTGCCGATGACCATGGACGCTCCAGTCAAACGAGCAGGTGACATCAAGAGCATGGAATCAAGTACTTCGTTGTCTTCCGTCAGGACAGACACGACACAGTTATAA